The following proteins come from a genomic window of Leptospira neocaledonica:
- the pgsC gene encoding poly-gamma-glutamate biosynthesis protein PgsC: MDLLSISIGVGLGISLFFSEFFGIAGGLVVPGYFALQLQNPVNILLTLSVSLCVFGLGKLISKFIILYGKRRTAILLLLGFVLDTIANEWIFPRIFAELIHLESEVKAVGHIIPGLIAVWMDRQGWLETLASLLTASVIVRLILILFLGKELLS; this comes from the coding sequence ATGGACTTATTGAGTATTTCCATAGGTGTAGGTTTAGGGATTAGTTTATTTTTTTCCGAATTTTTTGGGATAGCTGGTGGACTTGTTGTCCCGGGCTATTTTGCATTACAGCTCCAAAATCCAGTCAATATTCTTCTAACATTGTCCGTAAGCCTATGTGTTTTTGGTTTAGGAAAACTTATTTCGAAATTTATAATATTATACGGAAAGAGAAGAACAGCAATTTTACTCTTGCTCGGATTCGTTTTAGATACGATTGCCAACGAATGGATATTTCCTAGGATTTTTGCGGAACTGATTCACTTAGAATCGGAAGTAAAGGCGGTTGGCCATATCATTCCGGGACTTATCGCTGTATGGATGGATAGACAAGGTTGGTTGGAAACTTTGGCATCTTTACTCACTGCTTCCGTTATCGTTCGTTTAATATTGATCCTATTTCTCGGAAAGGAGTTATTGTCTTGA
- a CDS encoding cyclic nucleotide-binding domain-containing protein, which yields MQHTTEEILHQIYLFSSFSMDELAKIAEKTKYKVLEQGEAVYQEGNEAKAFYVVMYGTLKILTSTEKGDDVSVTTIATGDHFGEFPFLDQGKRAGTVEAMERCELLEIPFDHLQHILDSDKELALKFYKGITTYLVKRMRLLTHDLAYARELKKRYS from the coding sequence ATGCAACACACTACAGAAGAAATCCTACACCAGATTTATTTATTTTCTAGTTTCTCGATGGATGAATTGGCTAAAATAGCTGAGAAGACCAAATACAAGGTGCTTGAACAAGGAGAGGCGGTTTACCAAGAAGGGAACGAAGCAAAAGCGTTCTATGTGGTAATGTACGGGACTCTGAAAATTCTAACCTCCACCGAAAAAGGGGACGATGTGAGCGTGACTACGATCGCTACCGGAGACCATTTCGGAGAATTCCCTTTTTTAGATCAGGGAAAACGAGCCGGAACTGTCGAAGCAATGGAACGTTGCGAACTTTTGGAAATTCCTTTCGATCATCTGCAACATATTCTGGATTCCGACAAAGAACTTGCTCTGAAATTTTATAAAGGTATCACCACTTATTTGGTAAAAAGAATGAGACTTCTTACTCATGATTTGGCCTATGCCAGAGAATTGAAGAAACGTTATTCGTGA
- a CDS encoding SpoIIE family protein phosphatase — protein sequence MSEAEEKTSGTRTPFQSASRKDVIRILERITDAFLSLDKELKILYANFEAEKLLDIIRENLVGKRLPEILPQFNFTSLFPAMIESMHSGLPKDLEILDPKENIWYEVRIFPSVEDIAVYLRDVTSRKEGEVKLKESEERLSELVRTSLDSILSVNESMEILMMNPAAEKLFGYSSWEVNGKSLDFLLPKRRNKLFSKVLHKIGESPDRGIFGPFRARRKNGTEPILEASVSKVNTSSGKGYTLILRDITDRISIQKKLRGTVEELKTVDRERLDLLQNLEAEVESRSQELTRFYRLMKEELNLAKRVQNSLLPPIDYSIPGVQTFVNYVPVMEVGGDWFDIFEFRPGVLRVILADATGHGVQAALVTMTIKGVYEPLKYLADSPVELIKGINTDYCRNFKNLQMYFSCFILDVDTIERKIRFASGGHPALLWKSKSGIKPLERTGSLLGLNAKMEYLEEEFEYSEGDSILMLTDGIFEEFDSEQNPFGEERIEKIYRESGLSGLELHSHIINEMKAHLGEKEPQDDITLISLNLT from the coding sequence ATGTCAGAAGCAGAGGAAAAAACTTCCGGAACCCGCACACCATTTCAATCCGCTTCTAGAAAAGATGTAATTCGGATCTTAGAGAGAATTACGGACGCTTTTTTGTCCCTGGACAAGGAGCTTAAGATCTTATACGCCAATTTCGAGGCCGAAAAACTTCTAGATATTATCCGAGAAAATTTGGTCGGTAAAAGATTACCGGAAATTCTTCCCCAATTCAATTTTACTTCTTTATTCCCTGCGATGATAGAGTCCATGCATTCCGGACTTCCAAAAGATTTAGAAATCTTAGATCCGAAAGAAAATATTTGGTATGAGGTCCGTATCTTTCCTTCTGTCGAAGACATCGCAGTCTATTTGCGCGATGTGACTTCCAGAAAAGAAGGAGAAGTAAAACTCAAAGAATCTGAGGAAAGATTATCCGAACTTGTGAGAACTTCTTTGGATTCTATTCTTTCCGTGAACGAATCCATGGAAATCCTGATGATGAATCCGGCAGCTGAGAAATTGTTCGGATATTCCTCTTGGGAAGTGAACGGAAAGTCTTTGGATTTTCTACTTCCTAAAAGACGTAATAAACTTTTTTCTAAAGTATTACATAAAATAGGAGAAAGTCCCGATCGAGGGATTTTTGGACCGTTTAGGGCTAGACGTAAGAATGGAACGGAACCTATTTTAGAAGCCTCCGTTTCCAAGGTAAATACTTCTTCCGGGAAAGGATATACTCTAATACTCCGAGATATCACCGATAGAATATCTATCCAAAAAAAATTAAGAGGAACCGTAGAAGAACTCAAAACGGTTGATAGGGAGAGGTTGGACCTCCTACAAAATCTGGAAGCGGAAGTAGAGTCCCGTTCCCAAGAACTAACCAGATTTTATCGATTAATGAAGGAAGAATTAAATCTTGCAAAAAGAGTACAGAATAGTTTACTCCCGCCGATCGATTATTCCATTCCGGGGGTTCAAACTTTTGTAAATTATGTTCCTGTAATGGAAGTCGGGGGAGATTGGTTCGATATATTCGAATTTCGTCCAGGTGTTCTCAGGGTGATTTTGGCCGATGCCACCGGTCATGGGGTGCAAGCAGCACTTGTGACTATGACCATCAAAGGAGTTTATGAACCGCTCAAATATTTAGCGGATTCTCCTGTGGAGCTGATCAAAGGAATTAATACGGATTATTGTAGGAATTTCAAAAACCTACAAATGTATTTTTCCTGTTTTATCTTGGACGTGGATACCATAGAAAGAAAGATCAGATTTGCGTCCGGGGGCCATCCTGCACTTTTATGGAAATCGAAATCGGGGATCAAACCTTTGGAAAGAACAGGTTCTCTTTTGGGTTTGAATGCAAAGATGGAATATTTGGAAGAAGAATTCGAATACTCCGAAGGCGATTCTATACTGATGTTGACAGATGGGATCTTTGAAGAATTCGATTCGGAACAAAACCCATTCGGAGAAGAAAGGATAGAAAAAATTTACAGAGAGTCCGGATTGAGCGGACTAGAACTTCATTCTCATATCATAAATGAAATGAAAGCTCACCTGGGAGAAAAAGAACCTCAGGACGATATCACTCTGATTTCTCTGAATCTGACCTAA
- a CDS encoding PAS domain-containing sensor histidine kinase, translating to MNQENTLTAASSSQYRTLFEHQPLAAFLVEPDGTIALVNQKFEDISGRKKKEIEGRMKWSQFAHPDDTESLMDAFLDKSRHEVPKVFSARTRLLSVNGYKKVYVRANRIPTAEGRVLVQIQELDEEGLLKDYSLEDSDYRWRSFLMEGMDFVVIMDLNGNVLFINKTFTGIPAEEIQGKNFFEVLKTSDALKLQSVIARVLNTGKPEAFEEWSSFTGKRSHYYIRISPVTKQREISAILLAISDTTQQKESDSDRLRRMESQRHRQKLEALGTLAAGVAHEINNPLTGILNYAELVRTQVEENESLSKNMEVIIRESERISGIVRSLLGFAHKEEGIKAHVSTGEILYSSIQLLLPFLVRDGIRIEGMDRLVDPDSEISLVLGEPQKLKQVFLNLITNARDSLNEKYPFETDQKRIQVSQTIIQRGDTRFVRVTVKDWGLGIGEENLNRIFDPFFTTKPTTVGTGLGLSVSYEIVREMGGEIEVESSEDEYATFHIMIPASEKIS from the coding sequence TTGAATCAAGAAAACACATTAACTGCTGCATCTTCTTCCCAATATCGTACTTTATTCGAGCACCAACCATTAGCCGCCTTTTTGGTGGAACCGGATGGAACAATCGCATTGGTCAACCAGAAGTTCGAAGATATCTCCGGAAGGAAAAAAAAGGAGATAGAGGGACGAATGAAATGGTCCCAGTTTGCACACCCAGACGATACAGAAAGTCTGATGGACGCTTTCCTGGACAAATCTAGACATGAAGTCCCAAAAGTGTTTTCTGCAAGAACAAGACTTCTTTCCGTAAATGGATACAAAAAGGTATATGTAAGAGCTAACCGGATTCCAACGGCAGAAGGTAGAGTGCTCGTTCAGATTCAAGAGTTGGATGAAGAAGGTCTTTTAAAAGATTACTCTTTAGAAGATTCCGATTATCGTTGGCGTTCCTTCTTGATGGAAGGAATGGATTTCGTAGTTATCATGGACTTGAATGGAAACGTATTATTCATTAATAAAACATTCACAGGGATTCCGGCAGAAGAGATCCAAGGCAAAAACTTTTTCGAAGTATTAAAAACTTCCGATGCATTAAAACTACAGTCAGTCATCGCAAGGGTATTGAATACCGGAAAGCCGGAAGCATTCGAAGAATGGAGTAGCTTCACAGGTAAAAGAAGTCATTATTATATTAGGATATCTCCGGTTACAAAACAAAGAGAGATTAGCGCGATCCTGCTTGCGATCTCAGATACCACTCAGCAAAAAGAATCCGATTCGGATCGTTTGAGAAGAATGGAATCTCAAAGGCATAGACAAAAGTTGGAGGCCCTCGGGACCTTGGCCGCAGGTGTGGCACATGAAATCAATAATCCTCTTACAGGTATCTTAAATTATGCCGAGCTTGTTCGCACTCAGGTAGAAGAGAACGAATCCCTTTCTAAAAATATGGAAGTGATTATCCGGGAAAGTGAAAGAATTTCCGGGATTGTAAGAAGTCTATTAGGTTTTGCTCATAAAGAAGAAGGTATTAAAGCTCACGTATCTACGGGAGAAATTTTATATTCTTCTATCCAACTTCTGTTACCGTTTTTAGTACGAGACGGGATTAGGATAGAAGGAATGGATCGTTTGGTGGATCCTGACTCCGAAATTTCATTGGTACTAGGCGAGCCGCAAAAACTAAAACAGGTTTTTCTAAACTTGATCACAAATGCAAGGGATTCTCTCAACGAAAAATATCCGTTCGAAACGGATCAGAAGAGGATTCAGGTATCTCAAACCATTATTCAGAGAGGGGATACACGTTTTGTCCGTGTCACGGTGAAAGACTGGGGGCTTGGGATAGGTGAAGAGAATCTGAATCGGATTTTTGATCCATTCTTCACTACAAAACCAACCACGGTCGGAACTGGGCTTGGACTTTCTGTAAGCTATGAGATCGTTCGAGAGATGGGCGGAGAGATAGAGGTGGAAAGTTCCGAGGATGAATACGCTACATTTCACATCATGATCCCCGCTTCGGAAAAGATTTCTTGA
- a CDS encoding alpha/beta fold hydrolase: MLQFGSDSKIATLPSGIRIAYRIFPGKSKVPLFCVHGLTGNLKNFEPIAQGLSKKGITVIVYDLRGRGNSDKPKEEYSARVHAQDLKELATILGYSKISILSHSLGAWIALRFAEKFPSFLEKAVLIDGGGELSIKRKISNLLMIQGSLARLGRRIPSKEIYLQEAKKSPLLSAWNMNIQNFLLYELESVGILSPSLIPGDNFYGPVICSIPPFVIDSELKNMGGAMRPSGIVARLFKDPKEFFKTVQENKIMPYSALRCPVLVLRALKPNFKPGDELLPSSAIEKMKEKIQNLKVYELTDKNHYESVLLEDKERDQEIFKFLKS, encoded by the coding sequence ATGTTACAATTCGGTTCGGATTCCAAAATAGCTACTCTACCTTCCGGAATCCGAATCGCCTATCGGATCTTCCCGGGCAAATCAAAAGTCCCACTTTTCTGTGTTCATGGCCTAACCGGAAATCTAAAAAACTTCGAACCGATCGCCCAAGGACTCTCTAAAAAAGGGATCACGGTAATCGTTTACGATCTAAGAGGAAGAGGAAATTCGGACAAACCTAAGGAAGAATATTCCGCAAGAGTGCATGCTCAGGACCTAAAGGAACTCGCGACTATATTAGGATATTCTAAAATATCTATACTCTCCCATTCATTAGGTGCCTGGATCGCTCTTAGATTTGCGGAGAAGTTCCCAAGTTTCCTGGAAAAAGCGGTCCTAATTGACGGAGGTGGAGAACTTTCCATCAAACGTAAAATTTCCAACCTACTCATGATCCAAGGTTCCTTGGCACGTTTAGGTAGAAGGATCCCAAGCAAGGAAATTTATCTACAAGAAGCTAAGAAGTCTCCTTTACTTTCCGCTTGGAATATGAATATTCAGAATTTCTTATTATATGAATTGGAATCTGTCGGCATACTTTCCCCTTCTCTAATACCGGGAGATAATTTTTACGGACCGGTAATCTGTTCTATTCCTCCGTTTGTGATCGATTCGGAACTGAAAAACATGGGTGGAGCAATGAGGCCCTCCGGAATTGTAGCGAGGCTTTTTAAAGATCCGAAAGAATTTTTCAAAACCGTCCAAGAAAACAAAATAATGCCCTATTCCGCATTACGTTGTCCTGTGCTTGTGCTCCGTGCTTTAAAACCGAATTTTAAACCGGGAGACGAGCTCCTACCGTCTTCCGCGATTGAAAAGATGAAAGAGAAGATTCAAAACCTGAAAGTTTATGAATTAACGGATAAAAATCATTACGAATCCGTGTTATTGGAAGATAAGGAAAGAGATCAGGAAATATTCAAATTTCTTAAATCTTAA
- the pgsB gene encoding poly-gamma-glutamate synthase PgsB produces MSEFLILFPLLLVLLGFGFAEYIFHISRRNKIPVRIHVNGTRGKSSVTRLIASGLKEGGFKVLAKTTGTVPRLILPDGSEKNIIRYGAPNILEQKFAIQEAVKQGADIIVLECMALVPFNQKISEEKLIRATHAVITNVREDHLEIMGPEKKDIALALSGSIPKSKVLFTSEKEFYPFFEEICRNKNTEIVSTFPEKYSHLNYMQGFAYYEHPENVILALEVCESIGIKPEIAIKGMWAHCPDLGATFFSEYDLGERKIGFANGFAANDPRSAASIWENAILQFPEYVFKVALVNCRKDRPERSEQMAKEILSWKKNPPDLILIAGEETEVFKKTCLKWSLGNSKLEDLKSMNAKEILFFFERSLPSNSIVVGLGNISGLGLELLEYLKQKEILKG; encoded by the coding sequence GTGTCCGAATTTCTCATACTCTTCCCATTACTTTTGGTTTTGTTAGGATTCGGATTTGCTGAATATATTTTTCATATCTCCAGAAGGAATAAAATCCCAGTCCGCATTCATGTGAATGGCACTCGTGGAAAAAGTTCAGTCACAAGATTGATCGCTTCCGGTTTGAAAGAAGGCGGATTTAAAGTCCTTGCTAAAACCACAGGAACCGTTCCAAGACTCATATTACCTGACGGTTCCGAAAAAAATATTATCAGATACGGTGCTCCCAATATTTTAGAGCAGAAGTTTGCGATCCAAGAAGCAGTTAAACAAGGGGCGGATATTATCGTTCTGGAATGTATGGCTCTTGTTCCATTCAACCAAAAGATCTCGGAAGAAAAATTGATCCGTGCCACCCATGCAGTCATAACAAATGTAAGAGAAGATCATTTAGAAATTATGGGACCGGAAAAAAAGGACATAGCCTTGGCTCTAAGCGGTTCTATTCCAAAATCCAAAGTGTTATTCACTTCTGAAAAAGAATTTTATCCATTTTTCGAAGAGATATGCAGAAATAAAAATACGGAGATCGTTTCAACTTTTCCTGAAAAATATTCTCACCTAAACTATATGCAGGGTTTTGCATATTATGAACATCCGGAAAACGTGATTTTAGCCTTGGAAGTATGCGAATCTATAGGAATAAAACCTGAGATCGCAATCAAAGGAATGTGGGCTCATTGTCCGGATTTGGGAGCTACCTTCTTTTCAGAATACGATCTGGGAGAAAGAAAAATCGGGTTTGCAAACGGTTTTGCAGCAAACGATCCCAGGTCGGCTGCAAGTATTTGGGAAAATGCAATTCTTCAGTTCCCTGAGTATGTATTTAAAGTCGCTCTTGTGAATTGTAGAAAAGATAGACCGGAAAGATCCGAACAAATGGCAAAAGAAATTCTCTCTTGGAAGAAGAATCCTCCGGATTTAATTTTGATTGCCGGTGAAGAAACGGAAGTATTTAAAAAGACCTGTTTGAAATGGAGTTTAGGAAATTCTAAATTAGAAGATCTAAAATCTATGAATGCAAAAGAGATCTTGTTTTTTTTTGAAAGATCTTTGCCCTCTAACTCAATAGTGGTTGGACTTGGAAATATAAGCGGATTAGGTTTAGAACTCCTGGAATACTTAAAACAAAAGGAAATTCTAAAAGGCTGA
- the pgsW gene encoding poly-gamma-glutamate system protein → MKGIYWKSSSKSVFYYLILAVVSLSGMYLVEHFRFEKVQSNYSEKIEAAKLATKAFEEIKSYKKSKNKKIDPNSDPSGFGLIGEFFTPVTSNLGSLRAKQISNNPNFAALVLEYLIQAGVHKGDTVGVSLSGSFPALNIAVYSAAKVLELKLVIISSLTSSQWGANDPDFLWPDMEKELYIRGIFPYKSLAYSWGGIEDQAFGISKEGSKNLQNSASRNSLPMLHSKNYSESLEERMDLYSSVIPLSEYKAYINVGGGTVSVGTKKSAGEFSSGLNLKHPIIKEGRDSVMRRFANVGIPIIHLVRVEELATQNGFTIQPKKIPEIGEGKIFKRSEYDLRIASTVLVGILALLYMFFKRDSFIEEDRDESL, encoded by the coding sequence TTGAAGGGAATCTATTGGAAATCTTCCAGCAAATCCGTTTTCTATTACTTGATTTTAGCTGTAGTTTCTCTTTCGGGAATGTATTTAGTGGAACATTTTCGTTTCGAGAAAGTTCAATCGAATTATTCCGAAAAGATTGAAGCTGCAAAACTTGCTACTAAAGCTTTCGAAGAAATTAAATCTTATAAAAAATCTAAAAACAAAAAGATAGATCCGAATTCTGATCCTTCCGGTTTTGGACTTATAGGTGAATTTTTTACTCCTGTTACGAGTAATTTAGGTTCCCTTAGGGCAAAACAAATTTCTAATAATCCGAATTTTGCTGCCTTGGTTTTGGAATATTTAATCCAAGCCGGAGTCCATAAAGGTGATACTGTTGGAGTTTCTCTTTCTGGATCTTTTCCAGCTTTAAATATTGCAGTGTATTCCGCTGCTAAAGTTTTGGAGCTAAAGCTTGTTATCATCTCCAGTTTGACTTCTTCCCAATGGGGGGCGAATGATCCTGACTTCTTATGGCCGGATATGGAGAAGGAACTGTACATCCGTGGAATTTTTCCTTATAAATCCCTGGCCTATAGTTGGGGAGGAATAGAGGACCAGGCATTTGGAATTTCGAAAGAAGGGTCGAAGAACCTACAAAATTCCGCATCCAGAAACTCACTTCCAATGCTTCATTCCAAAAATTACTCCGAGAGTTTGGAAGAAAGAATGGATCTGTATTCTTCTGTGATTCCTCTTTCTGAATATAAGGCTTATATCAATGTGGGCGGAGGAACCGTTTCTGTAGGAACTAAGAAGAGCGCAGGAGAATTTTCTTCCGGACTGAATCTAAAACATCCAATTATAAAAGAAGGAAGAGATTCAGTAATGAGGCGTTTTGCAAACGTGGGAATTCCAATTATACATTTGGTTCGAGTGGAAGAACTTGCAACTCAAAACGGATTTACAATCCAACCTAAAAAGATTCCAGAAATAGGAGAAGGTAAAATATTCAAAAGATCCGAATATGATCTTCGTATAGCTAGTACGGTTTTAGTTGGGATCTTAGCTTTACTTTACATGTTCTTTAAAAGAGATTCTTTTATCGAAGAAGATAGGGACGAATCTCTTTAA
- a CDS encoding sensor histidine kinase, translating into MNSSFFPYWCILLDPSGLIIETNLPLESWRQNPLSYFLHGTEKIQGEKGSAVLSWQPGKSPISFPGNTGLLASWSLTHGMFWIKMEPMEEDSASLIENSFWKEFLSSDRPFRQIFETNQAIKWILDPDSGDILYANQAASQFYGYSQEELLRMKVTDINTLTKEQIFEEMRLAAFEARQYFRFRHKLKSGELRDMEVYSGPLQFGGKRVLFSILYDVTARVKAISLLEESERKYRSLVESASDSIIITNFETKIFEANRRMAELLEYSKEELQTFTLEDILDKESFADSLIRIPTLEISKPVILNRRFISKSGKIIEAEVNAARIDEFRYMGIVRDVTERNSMTRTLEKSLREKESMLQEIHHRVKNNLQVISSLLGLQYENTEDPNLKRILKECENRVKSMGFVHAELYRSENFAAVDLENYFTTVSSNLIRAYGGLPRVLLQLDLSSLEVSIEKAIPLGLILNELLTNSLKYAFPGDRSGKIQIRIFREEQNIVFSYSDDGIGFKKENHTGSGTIGIQLIEILSRQLKGNSEFTSENGVVFRLRIPGRNPGK; encoded by the coding sequence ATGAATTCCTCCTTCTTTCCATATTGGTGTATTCTACTGGATCCTTCCGGATTGATCATTGAGACCAATCTTCCCTTGGAGTCCTGGAGACAAAATCCTCTCTCCTATTTTTTACATGGAACTGAGAAGATCCAAGGGGAGAAGGGAAGCGCGGTTTTATCTTGGCAGCCCGGAAAAAGTCCCATCTCTTTTCCAGGGAACACAGGACTTCTAGCGAGTTGGTCTCTCACTCATGGAATGTTTTGGATCAAGATGGAACCGATGGAAGAAGATTCTGCTTCTCTCATTGAAAACTCTTTTTGGAAGGAATTTCTATCTAGCGACAGACCATTCCGCCAAATTTTTGAGACGAATCAGGCAATCAAATGGATCTTAGATCCTGACTCGGGAGATATTTTATACGCAAATCAGGCGGCTAGCCAATTTTACGGATACAGCCAAGAAGAACTTCTTCGGATGAAAGTTACTGATATCAATACTCTCACGAAAGAGCAAATTTTCGAAGAGATGAGATTGGCGGCATTTGAAGCCAGGCAATATTTTCGTTTCAGGCATAAATTAAAAAGTGGAGAACTCCGTGATATGGAGGTATATAGCGGGCCATTGCAGTTCGGAGGGAAAAGGGTATTATTCTCCATTTTATACGATGTCACAGCGAGAGTAAAAGCGATTTCTTTATTAGAAGAAAGTGAAAGAAAATACCGTTCCTTAGTGGAAAGCGCCTCTGATTCCATCATCATTACAAATTTTGAAACTAAAATTTTCGAAGCAAACAGAAGAATGGCCGAGCTATTGGAATATTCTAAAGAAGAACTTCAAACATTCACTTTAGAGGATATTTTAGACAAAGAAAGTTTTGCCGATTCTTTGATTAGAATTCCTACATTAGAGATAAGTAAACCTGTAATCTTAAACCGGAGATTCATAAGTAAATCCGGTAAAATTATAGAAGCAGAAGTAAATGCTGCCCGGATTGATGAGTTTCGTTATATGGGCATTGTAAGAGATGTAACCGAAAGAAATTCTATGACCCGAACCTTGGAAAAATCTTTGAGAGAAAAAGAGTCTATGCTCCAAGAGATTCATCATAGAGTTAAAAATAATCTACAGGTGATTTCTAGTCTTCTAGGCTTACAGTATGAAAATACGGAAGACCCGAACTTAAAACGGATCCTGAAAGAATGTGAGAACAGGGTCAAATCTATGGGATTCGTTCATGCCGAATTATACAGATCCGAAAATTTCGCGGCAGTAGACTTAGAAAATTATTTTACCACAGTTTCTTCTAATCTGATCCGAGCCTATGGAGGACTTCCTCGTGTCCTGCTCCAATTGGACCTAAGTTCCTTGGAAGTAAGCATTGAAAAAGCAATTCCGCTGGGACTGATTTTAAATGAACTTCTAACCAACTCCTTAAAATACGCGTTTCCGGGAGATCGTTCCGGAAAAATTCAAATCCGGATCTTTAGAGAAGAACAGAATATCGTTTTCTCATATTCGGACGATGGGATTGGATTTAAAAAAGAAAATCATACTGGCTCCGGAACCATAGGCATCCAGCTGATAGAGATCTTGTCCAGGCAGCTCAAGGGAAACTCCGAATTTACTTCGGAAAACGGAGTTGTTTTTCGACTTAGAATTCCGGGCCGAAATCCAGGAAAGTAG
- a CDS encoding FKBP-type peptidyl-prolyl cis-trans isomerase, whose product MNLKRIYILTAILISAFVLSLNVFAQAQNGLVIKDIKKGTGKEAFNGSNVTVHYTGWLTNGKKFDSSKDRGTPFRFDLGAGQVIRGWDKGVQGMKEGGIRKLTIPPEMGYGSSGAGTIPPNSTLIFEVELLKVY is encoded by the coding sequence ATGAATCTAAAAAGAATCTATATATTAACTGCAATTTTAATCTCAGCATTCGTTTTGAGCCTGAATGTATTTGCTCAAGCTCAGAATGGTCTGGTGATTAAGGACATCAAAAAGGGGACCGGAAAAGAGGCCTTCAATGGGTCTAACGTAACCGTTCATTATACCGGCTGGCTTACCAACGGGAAAAAATTCGATAGCTCCAAAGATAGAGGAACTCCTTTCCGTTTCGATTTGGGTGCTGGGCAAGTGATCCGCGGTTGGGATAAGGGAGTCCAAGGCATGAAAGAAGGTGGAATTCGTAAATTGACCATCCCTCCTGAAATGGGTTATGGAAGTTCCGGTGCGGGAACTATTCCTCCGAATTCTACCCTGATTTTCGAAGTAGAATTGTTAAAAGTCTACTGA
- a CDS encoding DUF445 domain-containing protein, whose translation MDLSFLSQNKELIGIIMMPFTYGFVGWFTNVVALKMTFYPLEFVGIPPYLGWQGIVPKKAQKLALKSVNIMTERLIKVEDFFSKVDPDQLETEFQPVLNDLIPSATHEIVHHINPILRKHLENGHGEEIVRAVQEKCAHTVKNIMVQVKENVSSVFNFRSLVLRKLTGPNVERIVNIFEEVGSKEFKFIEHCGWALGGALGIAQAVLWNYLPIWWTLPIQGVIVGYITNWVALTMIFRPLYEKRVGPIKYRGLFIARQEEVSKKYSNVFATQVLTARNVLEEILYKRAARTLVETIQAETESAASRLNLSGQLDTENNGEDSDFENTKKEVIRKVSDSLAGSSTKLETYMGRAMSIENNMFKRMKDLPPEEFEPILRSAFQEDEYVLILIGSVLGAIVGLVQGIYMIAV comes from the coding sequence ATGGATCTGTCCTTCCTCAGTCAAAACAAAGAATTAATCGGGATCATAATGATGCCCTTTACCTACGGATTCGTGGGTTGGTTTACCAACGTGGTGGCCTTAAAAATGACATTTTATCCACTGGAATTCGTAGGAATTCCGCCTTATTTAGGATGGCAAGGGATTGTTCCGAAGAAGGCCCAGAAATTGGCTCTCAAATCGGTGAATATTATGACCGAGAGACTGATCAAAGTAGAGGACTTTTTCTCAAAAGTGGATCCGGATCAATTAGAGACCGAATTCCAACCTGTTCTGAATGATTTAATCCCTTCTGCAACTCATGAAATCGTTCATCATATCAATCCAATCTTAAGAAAACATTTAGAGAACGGACATGGAGAAGAGATCGTAAGAGCAGTACAAGAAAAATGTGCTCATACTGTGAAAAACATCATGGTCCAGGTAAAGGAAAACGTATCCTCCGTTTTCAATTTCAGATCGTTAGTACTTAGAAAACTTACGGGACCGAATGTAGAAAGGATCGTAAACATTTTCGAAGAAGTAGGTTCTAAAGAATTTAAATTTATAGAACATTGCGGTTGGGCACTTGGAGGAGCACTCGGAATCGCACAAGCGGTCCTTTGGAATTATCTTCCTATTTGGTGGACTCTTCCTATCCAAGGAGTGATCGTAGGTTATATCACGAACTGGGTGGCACTCACCATGATCTTCCGTCCTCTTTACGAAAAAAGAGTGGGACCAATCAAATACAGAGGTTTATTCATCGCGAGACAAGAAGAAGTGTCTAAAAAATATTCGAACGTATTTGCAACCCAAGTCCTTACAGCAAGAAACGTATTAGAAGAGATCTTATACAAAAGAGCCGCAAGAACTCTCGTAGAAACCATCCAAGCAGAAACAGAATCCGCTGCGAGTAGACTTAATTTATCCGGACAACTGGATACGGAGAATAATGGAGAAGATTCGGATTTCGAGAATACCAAAAAAGAAGTGATCCGAAAAGTAAGCGATTCCTTGGCAGGAAGTTCCACCAAATTAGAAACTTATATGGGAAGAGCGATGAGCATAGAAAATAATATGTTCAAACGAATGAAAGATCTTCCCCCTGAAGAATTCGAACCGATTTTAAGATCCGCTTTCCAAGAAGATGAATACGTTCTCATACTGATCGGTTCCGTTCTTGGAGCAATCGTAGGTCTTGTGCAAGGGATCTACATGATCGCGGTGTAA